The proteins below come from a single Halostagnicola larsenii XH-48 genomic window:
- the thpR gene encoding RNA 2',3'-cyclic phosphodiesterase: MRLFVSVDLPEDLAEPIADLQATLEDASGLKLVDPTQAHITLTFLGDVAEARVPALESELEAAVADADLDPFPARFGGLGVFPDLEYITVVWLGVETGGEQLRQLHEAIEAKTTAMGFEAAEHDFTPHVTLARMEHAGGKDLVQRVVSNRDPTVGETRVESVRLTESTLETDGPVYSTVRRIPLR; encoded by the coding sequence ATGCGACTGTTCGTCAGCGTCGACCTCCCCGAGGACCTCGCAGAACCGATCGCAGACCTCCAGGCGACGCTCGAGGACGCAAGCGGATTGAAACTCGTCGATCCCACGCAGGCCCACATCACGCTCACATTCCTCGGCGACGTCGCCGAGGCTCGAGTGCCGGCACTCGAGTCCGAACTCGAAGCTGCCGTCGCGGATGCGGATCTCGACCCGTTTCCCGCCCGATTCGGCGGGCTCGGCGTCTTTCCGGACCTCGAGTACATCACCGTCGTCTGGCTCGGCGTCGAAACCGGCGGGGAGCAACTTCGACAGTTACACGAGGCGATCGAAGCCAAAACGACGGCGATGGGCTTCGAGGCAGCGGAACACGACTTCACGCCACACGTCACCCTCGCCCGGATGGAACACGCCGGCGGAAAGGACCTCGTTCAGCGCGTTGTCAGCAATCGCGATCCGACCGTTGGAGAAACGCGCGTCGAGTCGGTTCGCTTGACCGAGAGCACGCTCGAGACTGATGGTCCCGTGTATTCGACGGTGCGACGAATACCGCTGCGGTAA
- a CDS encoding DUF7382 domain-containing protein, whose amino-acid sequence MRTPGGFHEDERAIEGLPIRLVIALVVGVACLGIMMNMLSGIGTLSQTEVDVEIEPTTVPAETQEEVNITVVGDDGNEVEDATVIVSSGSASITETEDAETDSDGIASVDLEPEIRQGQGTGTLEIDVHPPTSTDYVDEQGNNEIIVTES is encoded by the coding sequence ATGCGAACTCCCGGAGGATTTCACGAGGACGAGCGAGCGATCGAAGGACTCCCGATTCGACTCGTCATCGCGCTCGTCGTCGGCGTCGCCTGCCTCGGAATTATGATGAACATGCTCAGCGGCATCGGAACGCTCTCACAGACCGAAGTCGACGTCGAGATAGAGCCGACGACGGTTCCCGCCGAAACCCAAGAAGAGGTCAACATCACCGTGGTCGGCGACGACGGAAACGAGGTCGAAGACGCAACCGTCATCGTCTCGAGCGGGAGCGCATCGATAACCGAAACCGAAGACGCGGAAACGGATAGCGACGGGATCGCTTCGGTCGATCTCGAGCCCGAAATCAGACAGGGACAGGGAACGGGAACGCTCGAGATCGACGTCCACCCGCCGACGAGCACCGACTACGTGGACGAACAGGGCAACAACGAGATTATCGTGACCGAGAGCTGA
- a CDS encoding tetratricopeptide repeat protein — protein sequence MTEREDEREDEHQFSEGEGIDQSYEEFDLDPPELGVDPTKVDPVDSRAVTDLLDERNIGSDEVDAEELLEVGLSYMRINRHEQATEAFERAANFAEDDLVEQEAWVNKGVAHAELEEYDQAIGAHQEALRIDDSSEHAASAETNLAYALWEFGETAQALEHAERAVEIDERFAQAWFNRAFFLAERGLAEEAHNCIDNAIRLGLRNAQVLEEKARILEELGEYDEAEEIAEEANEMRENAEERLVEERQQLQE from the coding sequence ATGACCGAACGAGAGGACGAGCGAGAGGACGAACACCAGTTCTCCGAGGGGGAGGGGATCGATCAGTCGTACGAGGAGTTCGATCTCGATCCGCCGGAACTCGGCGTCGATCCGACGAAGGTCGACCCGGTCGACTCCCGCGCCGTTACGGATCTGCTGGACGAGCGAAATATCGGGAGCGACGAGGTCGACGCAGAAGAACTGCTCGAGGTAGGGCTAAGCTACATGCGGATCAATCGCCACGAGCAGGCGACCGAAGCCTTCGAACGGGCGGCCAACTTCGCCGAGGACGACCTCGTCGAGCAGGAGGCGTGGGTGAACAAGGGCGTGGCCCACGCCGAACTCGAGGAGTACGATCAGGCGATCGGCGCACACCAGGAGGCCCTTCGCATCGACGACTCGAGCGAACACGCCGCGAGCGCGGAGACGAACCTCGCGTACGCGCTCTGGGAGTTCGGCGAGACCGCACAGGCGCTCGAGCACGCCGAACGCGCCGTCGAGATCGACGAGCGGTTCGCCCAGGCCTGGTTCAATCGGGCGTTTTTCCTCGCGGAACGCGGCCTCGCCGAGGAGGCACACAATTGCATCGACAACGCGATTCGACTCGGACTCCGAAACGCGCAAGTTCTAGAGGAAAAAGCGCGGATTCTCGAGGAGCTCGGCGAGTACGACGAGGCCGAGGAGATCGCCGAGGAGGCCAACGAAATGCGCGAGAACGCCGAAGAGCGACTCGTCGAAGAGCGCCAGCAGCTACAGGAGTAG
- a CDS encoding ABC transporter ATP-binding protein encodes MAAIRTSGLTKQYGDLTAVDDLDLEVREGEVFGFLGPNGAGKSTTINTLLDFTRPTAGSATVLGYDSHEDADEISPRVGVLPEGFDCYPRLTGRRHVEFAIETKDAADDPDELLARVGLDPEDRSRRAGEYSTGMRQRLATAMALVGDPDLLIMDEPSSGLDPHGIREMQDLVRNEADSGTTVFFSSHILEHVEAVCDRIGVLNDGTLVAVDTIEGLRESIGGDATMRLTLAAPDERAREVVGSTEGVTSVSVSGQTLECSVVDPAAKATVIVELERAGATIRDVRIEEVSLESLFTTLTNADGGRENPGRNPETPAGPTLESPDSGVAE; translated from the coding sequence ATGGCTGCGATACGTACGTCCGGTTTGACGAAGCAGTATGGTGATCTGACCGCAGTCGACGACCTCGATCTCGAGGTCAGAGAGGGGGAGGTGTTCGGCTTTTTGGGGCCGAACGGCGCCGGCAAGTCGACGACGATCAACACGCTGTTGGATTTCACGCGACCGACCGCGGGGTCGGCGACGGTGCTCGGCTACGATTCACACGAGGACGCCGACGAGATCAGTCCCCGCGTCGGCGTCCTTCCGGAGGGATTCGATTGCTACCCGCGACTGACCGGCCGGCGTCACGTCGAGTTCGCGATCGAGACGAAAGACGCCGCGGACGATCCCGACGAACTCTTAGCGCGCGTCGGGTTGGATCCCGAGGACCGAAGCCGGCGAGCGGGGGAGTATTCGACGGGAATGCGCCAGCGGCTCGCGACGGCGATGGCGCTCGTCGGCGATCCGGACCTGTTGATCATGGACGAACCATCCTCGGGGCTCGATCCACACGGCATCCGCGAGATGCAAGACCTCGTCCGGAACGAGGCCGATTCCGGGACGACCGTCTTCTTCTCGAGTCACATCTTAGAACACGTCGAGGCGGTCTGTGACCGCATCGGGGTGTTGAACGACGGCACTCTCGTCGCCGTCGACACGATCGAGGGACTGCGCGAGTCGATCGGCGGCGACGCGACGATGCGCCTGACGCTCGCAGCACCCGACGAGCGCGCCCGGGAGGTCGTTGGGTCGACCGAGGGGGTGACTTCGGTGTCCGTCTCCGGCCAGACGCTCGAGTGTTCCGTCGTCGATCCGGCGGCGAAGGCGACGGTCATCGTCGAACTCGAACGAGCGGGCGCGACGATTCGCGACGTTCGGATCGAGGAAGTCTCGCTCGAGTCGCTGTTTACGACGTTGACGAACGCCGATGGAGGACGGGAGAACCCCGGACGGAACCCGGAAACCCCCGCCGGTCCCACGTTGGAGAGCCCTGACAGTGGGGTGGCAGAATGA
- a CDS encoding ABC transporter permease: MTSHIGTVARKDFADAGRSKLLWILIGLLVVIAGVGYVAIWATVEDVAGAEVLGFLGFPLQVVLPVAALIVGYMAVVGERRSGSIKLLLGLPPNRSDVVFGKLLGRTAVVVVAVALAFLVALVLSLALFGTVPLVDWLAFGALTVLFGITFVGMAVGVSASVSSRGRSMAIVVGIYMVFVALWELLTAGSYYLLYDEGPPLEPETWYLLLDQFNPIFAYTNLASSVVEGNIFPFQFQYGLESIEAYQLTPAERYAGSGDAPFFLQEWFGLVVLVFWLVVPVAIGYYRFQRAEL, from the coding sequence ATGACCTCTCATATCGGGACCGTCGCGCGAAAGGACTTCGCCGATGCCGGCCGATCGAAACTCCTCTGGATCCTGATCGGGCTGCTCGTCGTCATCGCCGGTGTGGGCTACGTGGCTATCTGGGCGACCGTCGAGGACGTCGCCGGCGCCGAGGTGCTGGGATTTCTCGGGTTTCCGTTACAGGTAGTCCTCCCGGTCGCCGCGCTCATCGTCGGCTACATGGCCGTCGTCGGCGAACGACGGTCGGGAAGCATCAAACTCTTGCTCGGCCTGCCACCGAACCGGTCCGACGTCGTCTTCGGGAAGTTACTGGGTCGAACCGCCGTCGTCGTCGTTGCGGTCGCGCTCGCGTTCCTCGTCGCCCTCGTCCTCAGTCTGGCGCTTTTCGGCACCGTCCCGCTCGTCGACTGGCTCGCCTTCGGGGCGCTGACCGTGCTGTTCGGAATTACCTTCGTCGGGATGGCGGTCGGCGTCTCCGCGAGCGTTTCGTCGCGGGGTCGTTCGATGGCTATCGTCGTTGGAATCTACATGGTGTTCGTCGCCCTCTGGGAACTCCTTACCGCCGGCTCGTACTACCTCCTCTACGACGAAGGGCCGCCGCTCGAACCGGAAACCTGGTATCTGCTACTCGATCAGTTCAATCCGATCTTCGCGTACACGAACCTGGCGAGTTCCGTCGTCGAAGGTAACATCTTTCCCTTCCAGTTCCAGTACGGCCTCGAGTCGATCGAAGCCTACCAGCTGACGCCGGCCGAACGCTACGCCGGATCCGGCGACGCCCCGTTCTTCCTCCAGGAGTGGTTTGGGCTCGTCGTCCTCGTCTTCTGGCTCGTCGTCCCCGTCGCTATCGGGTACTATCGTTTCCAGCGAGCGGAGTTGTAA
- a CDS encoding type II toxin-antitoxin system VapC family toxin, protein MHYLDSWVWLEYVFGGDADAEAETALENAREDDGLTSTIALTEIDYILRRDLDTETADYVTSSIEDDDSVRVVPVSSEIALHASNIRSKYYQRRERELSYADALHISTAIITECDVIHTGDSDFEALEEIETVVY, encoded by the coding sequence GTGCACTATCTCGATTCGTGGGTCTGGCTCGAGTACGTCTTCGGCGGTGACGCCGACGCGGAGGCGGAAACTGCCCTCGAGAACGCTCGCGAAGATGATGGTCTCACCTCCACGATCGCGCTCACGGAAATCGATTACATTCTCCGACGCGATCTCGATACCGAGACGGCAGATTACGTCACGAGCTCGATCGAGGACGACGATTCAGTTCGAGTCGTTCCCGTCTCGAGCGAAATAGCACTTCACGCCTCGAATATCCGAAGCAAATATTACCAGCGCCGGGAGCGCGAACTGTCGTACGCCGACGCGCTGCATATTTCGACGGCGATCATCACCGAGTGTGACGTGATTCATACGGGAGATTCCGACTTCGAAGCCCTCGAGGAGATCGAGACGGTCGTCTACTGA
- a CDS encoding aminotransferase class V-fold PLP-dependent enzyme, whose amino-acid sequence MSQQNVGTLDIERIRSDFPILEREFDDQQVVYLDNAATTQTPDPVIDAMSDYYRQTNSNVHRGIHHLSQEASEAYERAHDRVADFIGASGREEVIFTKNTTESENLVAYSWGLSELGPGDEVVLTEMEHHASLVTWQQIAHETGADVKYIRIDEDGRLDMDHARECITDDTAILSAVHVSNTLGTVNPVTELTELAHEHDALSFIDGAQAVPNRPVDVEAIDADFYAFSGHKMAGPTGIGVLYGKQHLLEEMDPYLYGGGMIRKVTFEDSTWADLPWKFEPGTPPIAEAVGLEAAIDYLEEIGMERIQAHEEELAEYAYERLEAEGDIEIYGPEPGPDRSGLVGFNLESVHAHDLASIMNDHTVAIRAGDHCTQPLHDKLGVAASARASFYVYNTREEVDKLIAAIDDARQLFA is encoded by the coding sequence ATGAGCCAACAAAACGTCGGCACGCTCGATATCGAGCGTATTCGGTCGGACTTTCCGATCCTCGAGCGGGAGTTCGACGACCAGCAGGTGGTCTACCTCGATAACGCCGCGACAACCCAGACGCCCGACCCGGTTATCGACGCGATGAGCGACTACTACCGGCAGACGAACTCGAACGTCCACCGAGGCATCCACCACCTCAGTCAGGAGGCCTCCGAGGCCTACGAACGAGCCCACGATCGCGTCGCCGACTTCATCGGCGCGAGCGGCCGCGAGGAGGTCATCTTCACGAAAAACACGACCGAAAGCGAGAACCTCGTCGCCTACTCGTGGGGCCTGTCCGAACTCGGCCCCGGCGACGAAGTCGTGCTCACCGAGATGGAACACCACGCCTCGCTGGTCACCTGGCAGCAGATCGCCCACGAGACGGGCGCGGACGTGAAATACATCCGGATCGACGAGGACGGCCGTCTCGACATGGATCACGCACGCGAGTGCATCACCGACGACACCGCCATCCTCAGCGCGGTCCACGTCTCGAACACGCTCGGCACCGTCAACCCCGTCACCGAACTGACCGAACTCGCCCACGAACACGACGCGCTCTCCTTTATCGACGGCGCGCAGGCCGTTCCGAACCGTCCCGTCGACGTCGAGGCTATCGACGCCGACTTCTACGCGTTCTCCGGGCACAAGATGGCCGGGCCGACCGGTATCGGCGTCCTCTACGGGAAACAACACCTGCTCGAGGAGATGGACCCGTACCTCTACGGCGGCGGCATGATCCGCAAGGTCACCTTCGAGGATTCGACCTGGGCGGACCTCCCCTGGAAGTTCGAACCCGGTACGCCGCCGATCGCCGAAGCCGTCGGCCTCGAGGCTGCGATCGACTACCTCGAGGAGATCGGAATGGAACGCATCCAGGCCCACGAAGAGGAGTTAGCCGAGTACGCCTACGAACGGCTCGAGGCCGAAGGCGACATCGAAATCTACGGCCCCGAGCCGGGACCGGATCGAAGCGGGCTCGTCGGGTTCAACCTCGAGTCGGTCCACGCCCACGACCTCGCCTCGATCATGAACGACCACACGGTCGCGATCCGGGCCGGCGATCACTGTACCCAGCCGCTGCACGACAAACTGGGCGTCGCGGCCTCCGCTCGAGCGTCCTTCTACGTCTACAACACGCGCGAGGAGGTCGACAAGTTGATTGCGGCAATCGACGACGCGCGCCAGTTGTTCGCGTAA
- the sufU gene encoding Fe-S cluster assembly sulfur transfer protein SufU — protein sequence MGMGSDMYRQQILDHYKSPRNYGELEDPTFTHVGENPMCGDEIRMDVKLDDEGTIERVAFSGDGCAISQASASMLSGKLTGKTVDELLEMNRDDIIDMLGVDISPMRVKCAVLAEKVAQDGAKIYRGELDKSKTSTED from the coding sequence ATGGGAATGGGCTCGGATATGTATCGACAGCAGATCCTCGATCACTACAAGAGTCCCCGAAACTACGGGGAACTCGAGGATCCGACCTTCACGCACGTCGGGGAGAACCCGATGTGCGGCGACGAGATTCGCATGGACGTCAAACTCGACGACGAGGGGACGATCGAACGCGTCGCCTTTTCCGGCGACGGCTGTGCGATCAGTCAGGCCTCCGCGAGCATGCTCTCCGGAAAGCTCACCGGGAAAACCGTCGACGAACTGCTCGAGATGAATCGCGACGACATCATCGACATGCTCGGCGTCGACATTTCCCCGATGCGGGTTAAGTGCGCCGTCCTCGCCGAAAAGGTCGCACAGGACGGGGCGAAAATCTATCGCGGCGAACTGGACAAATCGAAGACCTCGACTGAAGATTGA
- a CDS encoding AbrB/MazE/SpoVT family DNA-binding domain-containing protein: MSHESTVTSKGQVTIPKAIRERMGLEAGETVLFRLDDDGGVRMVRVPSDPQARLEAARNRGSTADIDATAALERERQRWS; the protein is encoded by the coding sequence ATGTCGCACGAATCGACCGTTACGTCAAAGGGACAAGTGACAATTCCGAAAGCGATTCGAGAGCGGATGGGTCTCGAGGCGGGAGAGACGGTGCTTTTCCGACTCGATGACGACGGCGGCGTTCGAATGGTTCGCGTTCCATCCGATCCGCAAGCACGACTCGAGGCCGCTCGAAACCGAGGTTCGACAGCCGACATCGATGCGACGGCGGCCCTAGAGCGAGAACGCCAACGGTGGTCGTGA
- a CDS encoding DNA-directed RNA polymerase subunit H: MVDVSQHELVPEHTVLEDEVLDEVLDEYDIDRTDLPKIKRNDPALPDEAEIGDVIKIVRDSRTTDQAVIYRLVVE; this comes from the coding sequence ATGGTAGACGTAAGCCAACACGAACTCGTTCCAGAGCACACCGTCCTCGAGGATGAGGTCCTCGACGAGGTGCTCGACGAGTACGACATCGACCGCACAGACTTACCGAAAATCAAACGCAACGATCCTGCACTGCCCGACGAGGCCGAGATCGGAGACGTAATCAAGATCGTTCGGGACTCTCGGACGACCGACCAGGCGGTAATTTACCGACTCGTGGTGGAATAA
- a CDS encoding DUF424 domain-containing protein, with amino-acid sequence MIVAERETPEGLLVAVCDREVLGETFESGEFSLTVTEEFYGGDDAGEQEVTNSLARATVANIVGEKAVDLAVDEGIVDEANVLEVGETVHAQLLRM; translated from the coding sequence ATGATCGTCGCGGAACGCGAAACGCCGGAGGGGTTGCTCGTCGCCGTCTGCGACCGCGAGGTCCTCGGGGAGACGTTCGAGAGCGGCGAGTTCTCGCTGACGGTCACCGAGGAGTTTTACGGCGGGGACGACGCCGGCGAGCAGGAGGTCACGAACAGTCTCGCTCGAGCGACCGTCGCCAACATCGTCGGCGAAAAGGCAGTCGACCTCGCGGTCGACGAGGGTATCGTCGACGAGGCGAACGTGCTCGAGGTCGGCGAGACGGTTCACGCGCAGTTATTGCGGATGTAG
- a CDS encoding protein-L-isoaspartate O-methyltransferase family protein, which yields MDPAVLREDMVDGLESPAKGILTDEDIGVAMRDVSRHEFFDDERLAYADRDTDCLGTRVLAPSVAARLLQFLSPTADDDVLIVGAGVGYTAAVAAELVGEANVHAIDIARPIVYEARANLENAGYDGILVDCADGASGLPEYAPFDRILLEATAIAPPEALVRQLADGGRLVYPRGGHPQRLTAVAPDGTATAVERGVVSFDPLLVEGEQSGAVERNRTAREDREHAVRHAQSRRGWEQEWIEWEGTISSRSR from the coding sequence ATGGATCCGGCGGTCTTACGAGAGGATATGGTCGACGGACTCGAGTCCCCGGCCAAAGGAATCCTCACCGACGAGGATATCGGCGTCGCGATGCGTGACGTCTCTCGCCACGAGTTCTTCGACGACGAGCGATTGGCCTACGCCGACCGGGATACCGACTGCCTCGGAACGCGCGTCCTCGCACCCAGCGTGGCCGCTCGCTTGTTGCAGTTCCTTTCGCCGACCGCCGACGACGACGTTTTGATCGTCGGTGCCGGCGTGGGCTACACGGCGGCCGTCGCCGCCGAACTCGTCGGCGAGGCGAACGTCCACGCCATCGATATCGCTAGACCGATCGTCTACGAAGCGCGAGCGAACCTCGAGAACGCCGGATACGACGGCATTCTCGTCGACTGCGCCGACGGCGCGTCCGGACTGCCGGAGTACGCCCCGTTCGATCGCATCCTCCTCGAAGCGACCGCGATAGCGCCGCCGGAGGCGCTCGTCCGCCAGTTGGCCGACGGCGGTCGATTGGTGTACCCGCGAGGCGGCCATCCACAGCGACTGACGGCAGTTGCGCCGGACGGCACCGCGACCGCGGTCGAACGCGGTGTCGTCTCGTTCGATCCGCTGTTAGTCGAGGGTGAACAGTCCGGGGCCGTCGAACGAAACCGGACCGCTCGAGAGGACCGCGAGCATGCGGTCCGGCACGCACAGTCACGGCGGGGCTGGGAACAGGAGTGGATCGAATGGGAGGGAACGATCAGCTCTCGGTCACGATAA
- a CDS encoding outer membrane protein assembly factor BamB family protein: MSDWNQFRHDRENSGRRTESTVEELERPEPTWDVAVDGSIDAPPVLDRDTVYVGSSAGTVYAFDRYGGRRRWVFETQLTIGSSLVVTDDSLFAVATDGTVFALEPETGALRWQETVSGHVEAPPTLSRGVLFIGHADGVSALEASTGDPLWVHETEAGVVGAPATLSRTDFKYVYVGTSQNRVGALEAETGEEVWTTPIKGSVVGGPTVVPGTETPRDAGTAGTGDDRIGVTDRVPSALRSSDDPKNDSSKTDSSAESGLELGGTDLEPDESHQEPLAVEGDIDAGEGDRVYVADDGGLLLALNARTGQSWFTYRIDDPFTTAPTVTDDSVFVGAGDGYLHVTDTMFGNRKLRGWLFSKKGVNLDGTARTEPAIVGDTLCLGDSSGSLYGIDADDPDFGWHYPLESGVSSGPAMSDGSLYVVTDDTRLHCLSWRDETSSWD; this comes from the coding sequence GTGAGCGATTGGAACCAGTTCAGGCACGATCGGGAGAACTCGGGCCGCCGGACTGAGTCGACCGTCGAGGAGCTGGAGCGTCCCGAGCCGACCTGGGACGTCGCGGTCGACGGATCGATCGATGCACCGCCCGTGCTCGACCGCGATACCGTCTACGTCGGCTCGAGCGCGGGTACCGTGTACGCGTTCGACAGATACGGCGGTCGGCGGCGGTGGGTCTTCGAAACCCAGTTGACGATCGGGTCGTCGCTCGTCGTCACCGACGACTCCCTGTTCGCCGTCGCGACCGACGGCACCGTATTCGCACTCGAACCGGAAACCGGCGCACTCCGGTGGCAGGAGACGGTTTCCGGTCACGTCGAAGCGCCACCGACGCTTTCGCGGGGCGTTCTGTTCATCGGTCACGCAGATGGCGTCTCGGCGCTCGAGGCTTCCACCGGCGACCCGCTGTGGGTTCACGAAACGGAGGCCGGTGTCGTCGGTGCGCCCGCCACACTGTCCAGGACCGACTTCAAGTACGTCTACGTCGGCACGTCCCAGAACCGAGTCGGCGCGCTCGAGGCGGAGACGGGCGAGGAAGTCTGGACGACCCCGATCAAGGGTTCGGTCGTCGGCGGACCGACGGTCGTTCCCGGCACCGAGACCCCAAGAGATGCTGGGACAGCGGGGACTGGCGACGACCGAATCGGCGTCACCGATCGCGTTCCATCCGCTCTCCGCTCGAGTGACGATCCGAAGAATGACAGCTCGAAAACCGACTCGTCGGCCGAATCAGGCCTCGAGCTGGGCGGAACCGATCTCGAACCCGACGAAAGCCACCAGGAGCCCCTCGCAGTCGAGGGCGACATCGACGCGGGCGAGGGCGACCGCGTCTACGTCGCCGACGACGGCGGACTCCTGCTGGCGTTGAACGCCCGAACTGGACAGTCGTGGTTCACCTACCGGATCGACGATCCGTTCACGACCGCGCCAACGGTTACCGACGACAGCGTCTTCGTCGGCGCCGGGGACGGCTACCTCCACGTCACCGACACGATGTTCGGCAATCGGAAACTCCGCGGCTGGCTCTTCTCGAAGAAGGGCGTCAATCTCGACGGAACCGCACGCACGGAGCCAGCCATCGTCGGTGACACGCTCTGTCTCGGCGATTCGAGTGGCTCCCTCTACGGGATCGACGCCGACGATCCGGACTTCGGGTGGCACTACCCGCTCGAGAGTGGCGTCTCGAGCGGTCCTGCGATGTCGGACGGCTCGCTCTACGTCGTCACGGACGATACCCGACTCCACTGTCTCTCCTGGCGGGACGAGACGAGCAGTTGGGATTGA
- the radA gene encoding DNA repair and recombination protein RadA produces the protein MADVNLETLPGVGPATADKLYDAGFDSFQSLAVASPSELSNTADVGESTASDIVRAARDEADIGGFETGSTVLERRNEIGKLSWHIDEVDELLGGGIETQSITEVYGEFGAGKSQVTHQMAVNVQLPKEVGGLHGSVIFVDSEDTFRPERIDDMVRGLPDEAIEAALEDREIEGSADDETALEALVEDVLEKIHVAKAFNSNHQMLLAEKAKELASEQEDSEYPVRLLCIDSLTAHFRAEYVGRGNLADRQQKLNKHLHDIDKVGNLYNAAVIVTNQVASNPDSFFGDPTQPIGGNILGHKSTFRIYLRKSKADKRIVRLVDAPNLADGEGVMRVQDEGLKPE, from the coding sequence ATGGCAGACGTAAACCTCGAAACGCTCCCTGGCGTCGGACCGGCAACCGCAGACAAACTCTACGACGCAGGCTTTGATTCCTTCCAGAGTCTGGCCGTCGCCTCTCCTTCCGAACTCTCGAACACGGCCGACGTCGGCGAATCCACCGCGAGCGATATCGTTCGCGCGGCCCGCGACGAAGCCGATATCGGCGGCTTCGAAACCGGATCGACCGTCCTCGAGCGACGGAACGAGATCGGGAAACTCAGCTGGCACATCGACGAGGTCGACGAATTGCTCGGCGGCGGAATCGAGACCCAGTCGATCACCGAAGTGTACGGCGAGTTCGGTGCCGGGAAGTCCCAGGTAACCCACCAGATGGCCGTCAACGTGCAACTGCCGAAGGAGGTCGGCGGCCTCCACGGGAGCGTCATCTTCGTGGACTCCGAGGACACGTTCCGTCCGGAACGGATCGACGACATGGTTCGTGGCCTCCCGGACGAGGCGATCGAAGCCGCCCTCGAGGACCGCGAAATCGAAGGCTCGGCCGACGACGAAACAGCCCTCGAGGCCCTCGTCGAGGACGTCCTCGAGAAGATCCACGTCGCGAAGGCGTTCAACTCGAACCACCAGATGCTGCTGGCCGAGAAGGCGAAGGAACTCGCGAGCGAGCAGGAAGATTCCGAGTATCCGGTTCGACTGCTCTGTATCGACTCGCTGACCGCCCACTTCCGTGCGGAGTACGTCGGTCGTGGCAACCTCGCCGACCGACAGCAGAAACTCAACAAGCACCTCCACGACATCGACAAGGTCGGCAACCTCTACAACGCCGCGGTCATCGTCACCAACCAGGTCGCCTCGAACCCCGATTCGTTCTTCGGCGACCCGACCCAGCCGATCGGTGGCAACATCCTCGGCCACAAGTCCACCTTCCGCATCTACCTCCGCAAATCCAAAGCCGACAAGCGGATCGTCCGACTGGTCGATGCGCCGAACCTCGCCGACGGCGAGGGCGTGATGCGTGTCCAGGATGAGGGACTGAAGCCGGAGTAA